In Rhopalosiphum padi isolate XX-2018 chromosome 3, ASM2088224v1, whole genome shotgun sequence, the genomic stretch AGTTTCCCACCAACATAGAAAACCCAGTACCTGGACCGTCATTTGAACATAATGACAGAACTTATGAAAcatttgacatttaaaatacataaagagTATAAGTATGttactacctatatttttttagaatatcttgttaattattgtgttattttttttttaccagtatttaaatttgattttattggtTAGTAtagaggaaaaaatatttattttcatgttttattatttatttattttttatttattatatctcaagttaaatattatgtgttaatttttttatttacaagaaagaattaattaattttttttttactttatatattttgttttttattgtgtatacctagtacattataatatataactaaagttggaaatatttttttttattatctaattagaaggaaattattttatttacgaaatatgtcatTTATAAGTTTGCTGTTTTCATAATACTTATTGTTTGtatcaatgtattttttaaataataatagttattaattacctTAATTTCATCTTTTAATTCTTGTATTAATGCACTGCATACTTCTTGAACACATCTTGACACTGATTGTGGAGAGAATTTAAACATATAAGATAAACTAATAAAACTGTCTCCAGAAGCTAAATATCTTAATGTAACTGCTAATTTTTCTTGGATAGGGATAGATTTTCTCATATTGGTgtcattttttgttattgatggtccaattttatttaacaaatattcgaAATCTTCAGGTGACATTCGGCAaaaattttcgaatttttttgtAGAGTTTAAAGTCAAATCATAAAGCATATTTGTCGCATTGTACCTGAAAATTAAAAtgcgataatttataaaattaaaaaataaatacctactgatattatataatattgaaattgagattattattaagattatataggtacttacttatttcgacttttataatattcattcacCCAATATCGTCTTCTCTTTCTTGTCACCTTatcttttttgttattatttattaaaatttcaccACTTGCCATAACATAATATGCTGCAGCACAAATTGCAAGTTTTGATTGTTTCGTTTCCAtgttaaagtattaatttaaaaagttaaattaaattattattaaaaacacacaaTAAATAGACGTCTACACTTCGTGAGCTACAGACGTAAAATGGTTGTttaagccaaaaaaaaaaaatgagatcgAAAATTCCTTTCCCGCGCCATGCCACGCCACGCCACGCGACATCTCCCGCGCCGTGGGATCGTATGGATTGCGCCTAGACAGGCTCGCCTGAATTTGGCGCGGTATATAGACAAACCCGCGCCTCGCGCCGCGCCACGCGCCGTGGGATCCCGgcttaacaacaaaaaaataataatatatttatatggtcaactacacttaaaatttaaaacctgaATGTGCAAAAATAGTAAGTTTGTGACGCAACTGGTGAATCTGTATAACATAGAactcataataattttgattattgctAATTTAAGTATTGACAAAAGATGTGGAGCAAAAACACCTATTGCACCTATATTTATCCGACCGTGGTTAGGTGAAATAGAcaattccaatatttttttatctgcaaataggtaggtatgtccCGTTTTGTGTAGGTAAAAAGATAGATAGTGTACACTCGTAATGCACCGTAGTTGACCGTCCACTGTCCAGTGTAAATTGACAATCATTGATATTGCGTATTTGGGTCTGtatctatatgtattatgaCCGTATTCGTTTCTATATTAACCAAAGTGTTTATACACcggtattgaaaaaaaaaatgtaatacctatCCAAATGTCAGTTTTTAcgtatcttttttatttatatgcatattatacaaacatattattattttgatatttcaattttaaagataggTACGTCTAGTAAAGAGAAgagttttaacatttataattttaaccttAATAGTATTATGAACGGTAAGTAGACATTTAAATTGCTTAACGACTGAACATCgttttaacaaaaacaaatttatacacACTTTAgaagttgttaaaaaaagcGACGCAGAGGATTCATACAGACGTCGGTTGACCCGGCAAGTTTCTATGCACACTCTAAATGGCTTTAACGAACTCCGGCTGAACGTAAAACTCTGCGATGCGTCATTGATCCTCGATAGCGGTGACACATTTCCAATACATCGATCAGTATTGAGCGGTTCAAGCGATTATTTTAGGtcagtaggtacctaactaGTTGTATACCTACAACTCACGTCTCACTTGATTCATTACCTAGGTCCTACACTAAGCCCTACTGCCCTAGTCCCGGATAATTGAAAAACAAGACTGttcaaataaaacattgtatagTCCATGACCCATGTACTTAATGAcactttaatactttattacctataatattataatatacagtctaTTGCTTAAAACTATATTTGTCAATAAAGTAGTATTAAATGTGTATGTCtccaaagtatatatttatattaaaaacttaggtcttattaaatacatttcatcTTTCAGctgtttagttatttataaattaaactttagaTTTCATGGGTAGtaatatatactacttataataactaggtttttaaaaaaaaacaaattaaataaacatccACAAAAATAACGGCTATTAATGATGCATTACAATAAACAGTGataagcttaaaattaaaatattatatatatttgtcagTAGATACCTATTGGCCATTTTGaatggtttaatttaaattcgaaGCAGCAGAATCTGGGCTAAAACTTATTTAAAGATGAATATAAGAGAGTTTTTAATAAAAGCTCTAGTTTGATATTCGTAgatactatacctattataatgttacatttcaaccacattatttatttaattaaacctttaaagtatttttgtacAGAAAATTCATAattcagttattataaaaataatataatataaaattattataataattcaatgttactaatattaatttgaaaaattataaatttttttagtcttcgcgtaggtatttaatattcttcttataattttatttatttttaacttatttataaaacataattagtaattaagaaTTACTATAAGTATGTatgctataatatgtttatcatatacattatgtattaagaTTAAGATTTGACTAGAAttgattatgtataatgtaagataggtaatttaaatataagagaGATTTAATTctctttatacataatattaaaactactaTATTAATGCCTGCattgattattaataggtaaatgttttatactatgGTACTAAGCAATGATACAAAATGCAAATCACTATAATTAGCCACCAGgtagtatacctatagtatgtaataatgtgtataattatttattaagtttatttttaaataattttaattctaatgaaataattcatttttttttatgaatggcAACATTTATCCAATCATGGCTTTCGCTTTCCATTACCAGGCCTCTTGTAGTATAGAAATTTTTGTATCACCTTTTATAAACGTGATTGAGGAATACCTT encodes the following:
- the LOC132925602 gene encoding uncharacterized protein LOC132925602, which encodes METKQSKLAICAAAYYVMASGEILINNNKKDKVTRKRRRYWVNEYYKSRNKYNATNMLYDLTLNSTKKFENFCRMSPEDFEYLLNKIGPSITKNDTNMRKSIPIQEKLAVTLRYLASGDSFISLSYMFKFSPQSVSRCVQEVCSALIQELKDEIKQTYK